One window from the genome of Hymenobacter sp. YIM 151858-1 encodes:
- a CDS encoding helix-turn-helix domain-containing protein, with protein MDWYALSDLAAVKEIGRNLQQIRLNQDISQQELAVQTGLSRLTISQVENGRPASTLTLVQLLRALGRLDVLEVLEESATISPLQAARLARQQRQRASRRGEDTSASGL; from the coding sequence TGGCCGCCGTTAAGGAAATTGGTCGGAACCTGCAGCAGATTCGTCTGAATCAGGACATCTCCCAGCAGGAACTGGCTGTCCAAACCGGTCTGAGCCGGTTGACTATTAGCCAGGTTGAGAATGGACGCCCGGCGTCTACCCTGACCCTGGTGCAGCTGTTGCGGGCATTGGGGCGGCTTGATGTGCTGGAGGTGCTGGAAGAGTCCGCCACCATCAGCCCTTTGCAGGCGGCACGGCTGGCGCGCCAACAGCGGCAACGGGCCAGCCGCCGAGGGGAAGACACTTCAGCATCCGGTTTATGA